CATTGGTCCCACCCAACTCCCAACGCATGCGCAGGGGTCATGCTCCCTTACAGAGAACGCTgacccattattttattattcatgCTTAATCTATCATCTCTCAGCAACAATTTCAATATTCTGAGATAAAGGGACTTACATGAGTGTTGTTTTAAGGTTGTTCAATCATGGAATTGGCATCCATTTGCTTGAAAGCAACTCTCCAAACGACATTCCAGACAAGAAAGGAGTAATCAATCCAAAGGACAACCATATTTCATTCCAGTGTTCAGATTTATGGTTGGTGATAAGAAAATTGAAGGCAATGAACATCCAATATGTGAAGGGTGAGGTTGAGGAAGGTGGAGTTAAGGTGGATCAGCTCTTCTTCCATGACCCTGATGGGTACATGATTGAGATCTGCAACTGTGAGAATCTCCCTATTCTTCCACTTTCTTCATGCCCTTTGAAGAAGCTCCCTTACTCCAATAGGGAGAATGATATGTCCCTGCTTATCTCAGGTGATGAGTCTTTCTTCT
The nucleotide sequence above comes from Telopea speciosissima isolate NSW1024214 ecotype Mountain lineage chromosome 3, Tspe_v1, whole genome shotgun sequence. Encoded proteins:
- the LOC122655974 gene encoding metallothiol transferase FosB-like isoform X1: MGSKREIEEEEVMGWSSSMEPQLSLNHVSFVCKSVSRSVRFYEEVLGFVLIKRPSSFNFEGAWLFNHGIGIHLLESNSPNDIPDKKGVINPKDNHISFQCSDLWLVIRKLKAMNIQYVKGEVEEGGVKVDQLFFHDPDGYMIEICNCENLPILPLSSCPLKKLPYSNRENDMSLLISGEQWQELPRSEKALALIINNLVTDMMVISF
- the LOC122655974 gene encoding metallothiol transferase FosB-like isoform X2; this translates as MGWSSSMEPQLSLNHVSFVCKSVSRSVRFYEEVLGFVLIKRPSSFNFEGAWLFNHGIGIHLLESNSPNDIPDKKGVINPKDNHISFQCSDLWLVIRKLKAMNIQYVKGEVEEGGVKVDQLFFHDPDGYMIEICNCENLPILPLSSCPLKKLPYSNRENDMSLLISGEQWQELPRSEKALALIINNLVTDMMVISF